A window of Vibrio ishigakensis contains these coding sequences:
- the tsaA gene encoding tRNA (N6-threonylcarbamoyladenosine(37)-N6)-methyltransferase TrmO: protein MHTLTPIGKIRTPYKEKFAIPRQPNLAPDVVTELHLIDEVNNEATVRELEQFSHLWLLFLFDQNIEAGWKPTVRPPRLGGNKRVGVFASRSTFRPNAIGMSAVELREVVIEKGNVVIRLGNVDLVDGTPIIDIKPYIPYSDSIPEAKGGYAEEPPQSKPVTFSEGALAVLNKEKDAAYKQTALEQILSQDPRPAYKQDKQDLKVYAVQLFDWDVSFQVIDESIVVTGVKPLT from the coding sequence ATGCATACACTAACTCCAATCGGAAAAATCCGAACTCCATACAAAGAAAAGTTCGCCATTCCACGTCAACCGAACCTTGCGCCAGATGTGGTCACTGAGCTGCACCTTATTGACGAGGTGAATAATGAAGCCACGGTTCGTGAGCTCGAGCAGTTCTCTCATCTGTGGCTGCTATTCCTATTCGATCAGAATATCGAGGCGGGCTGGAAACCAACCGTGAGGCCACCAAGGCTAGGTGGTAACAAACGAGTGGGCGTATTCGCCAGCCGTTCTACCTTTAGGCCTAACGCTATCGGCATGTCAGCGGTGGAGCTGCGAGAAGTGGTAATAGAAAAAGGAAATGTGGTTATCCGCTTGGGCAATGTGGACTTGGTGGATGGCACACCGATTATCGATATCAAGCCGTATATCCCCTACTCAGATTCCATACCTGAAGCAAAAGGGGGATACGCTGAAGAGCCTCCACAGTCTAAACCAGTGACCTTCAGTGAAGGTGCCCTAGCTGTGCTGAACAAAGAAAAGGATGCAGCATATAAGCAGACCGCATTGGAGCAAATCCTCTCTCAAGACCCCCGTCCTGCTTACAAGCAAGATAAACAAGACTTGAAAGTTTATGCAGTTCAGTTGTTTGATTGGGATGTTAGCTTCCAAGTAATTGATGAAAGCATAGTGGTTACAGGGGTAAAGCCCCTTACCTAA
- a CDS encoding AbgT family transporter, which yields MSTSASQTHRPPKKPLFTRFLDGVEYLGNLLPHPITLFAIFCVGILVLSGIAGYFEVSVMDPRPEGAPGRAADGVIQVVSLLNGEGLRLIVTNLVTNFTGFAPLGTVLVAMLGVAIAEHSGLLSAAMRGLVMGASQRMVTVAVVFAGIISNTASELGYVVLIPLAAMLFHSLGRHPLAGLAAAFAGVSGGYSANLLIGTVDPLLSGITETAAQMIDPTYTVGPESNWYFMFISTFFIAITGAFVTEKIVEPKLGKYNDEEASEDLSGDSMGSLTSEEKRGLKLAGIAVLGVSAVLALTVVPEWGALRHPETGLIAGSPFLKSIVAFIFVFFAIPGFVYGRVTGTMKTDRDVINAMSKSMSSMGMYIVLVFFAAQFVAFFKWTNFGQVFAVAGADFLQSVGLTGPMLFFAFILMCGFINLMIGSASAQWAVTAPIFVPMLMLVGYAPETIQAAYRIGDSTTNIITPMMSYFGLILAVATRYMKNLGIGTLVATMLPYSICFIVGWSVLFYVWVFVFGLPVGPGAATYYTP from the coding sequence ATGAGCACATCTGCTTCACAAACACATCGACCGCCTAAAAAGCCTCTATTCACCCGATTTCTGGATGGCGTAGAGTATCTAGGCAACCTATTACCACACCCAATCACTTTGTTTGCAATTTTTTGTGTGGGTATCTTAGTACTGTCAGGCATTGCAGGTTATTTCGAGGTTTCAGTAATGGACCCTCGCCCAGAAGGAGCACCAGGCCGCGCGGCTGACGGTGTTATCCAAGTAGTAAGTCTACTTAATGGTGAAGGCCTGCGTCTTATCGTTACTAACCTAGTAACTAACTTCACTGGTTTCGCACCTCTAGGTACAGTTCTTGTAGCTATGCTAGGTGTTGCAATCGCTGAGCACTCTGGTCTGCTTTCTGCAGCTATGCGTGGTCTAGTAATGGGCGCTTCTCAGCGCATGGTTACTGTAGCGGTTGTATTTGCTGGTATCATCTCTAACACAGCATCAGAATTAGGTTACGTAGTTCTAATTCCTCTTGCGGCTATGTTGTTCCACTCTTTGGGTCGTCACCCACTGGCTGGTCTAGCTGCAGCATTTGCTGGTGTATCAGGTGGTTACTCTGCAAACCTTCTAATCGGTACCGTTGATCCGCTTCTATCAGGTATTACTGAGACTGCGGCTCAAATGATCGATCCAACGTACACCGTTGGTCCTGAGTCAAACTGGTACTTCATGTTTATCTCGACTTTCTTCATCGCGATTACAGGTGCATTTGTAACTGAGAAGATTGTTGAACCTAAGCTTGGTAAATACAACGACGAAGAAGCTTCAGAAGACCTGTCTGGCGACAGCATGGGCTCTCTAACTTCTGAAGAAAAACGTGGTCTTAAGCTTGCGGGTATCGCTGTTCTAGGTGTGAGTGCGGTTCTTGCTCTGACAGTTGTTCCTGAGTGGGGCGCACTGCGTCACCCTGAAACTGGTCTAATCGCTGGTTCTCCGTTCCTTAAGAGTATCGTAGCCTTTATCTTCGTATTCTTTGCTATCCCAGGCTTTGTATACGGTCGCGTAACTGGCACTATGAAGACTGACCGTGACGTGATCAATGCAATGTCGAAGTCTATGTCTTCTATGGGCATGTACATCGTACTTGTATTCTTCGCAGCTCAGTTTGTTGCGTTCTTTAAGTGGACTAACTTCGGCCAAGTATTCGCGGTTGCTGGTGCAGACTTCCTACAGTCAGTTGGCCTAACGGGTCCAATGCTGTTCTTCGCCTTCATCCTAATGTGTGGCTTCATCAACCTGATGATCGGTTCTGCTTCTGCTCAGTGGGCAGTTACAGCTCCTATCTTCGTACCTATGCTGATGCTAGTGGGTTACGCTCCTGAAACTATCCAGGCGGCTTACCGTATCGGTGACTCAACGACGAACATCATCACTCCAATGATGAGCTACTTCGGCCTAATCCTTGCTGTAGCAACTCGCTACATGAAGAACCTAGGTATCGGTACTCTAGTAGCTACAATGCTACCGTACTCAATCTGCTTCATCGTAGGTTGGTCAGTACTGTTCTACGTGTGGGTATTCGTATTCGGTCTACCAGTAGGTCCTGGTGCGGCAACCTACTACACGCCTTAA